A stretch of the Ptiloglossa arizonensis isolate GNS036 chromosome 1, iyPtiAriz1_principal, whole genome shotgun sequence genome encodes the following:
- the LOC143149549 gene encoding phosducin-like protein 1 — protein sequence MSTLEDKLLGEKLHYYCSSSEDEGNDSANSDKESDDEKYQGPITEPIEPSFSEWGGTSSNTGPKGVIKDWQRYKQLEAEKRDAQEKERLQLIKKLSLTCRSTLDEEKEILQSDPDLAELLADEFLLEYQRQRMKEMLSRAEKLRFGRVLNLETTDHFLEAIDDEDESVTIIVHIYENNIPGCEAMNGCLISVAEDYPFVKFCKILGSVAGLSKHFKKEGVPALLVYKAGQVIGNFVHVTHYLGTDFYASEVETFLIEHGMLTDKNCVPTIISQNDNTLSDSE from the exons ATGTCAACTTTGGAAGATAAACTTTTGGGAGAAAAGTTACATTATTATTGTAGCAGCTCGGAGGACGAAGGAAACGATTCGGCCAACTCCGATAAGGAATCGGACGATGAAAAGTATCAAGGGCCAATTACAGAGCCCATAGAACCTTCGTTCTCGGAGTGGGGTGGAACTTCTAGTAATACTGGACCAAAGGGTGtcataaaa GACTGGCAACGATATAAACAATTGGAAGCGGAAAAAAGAGACGCGCAAGAGAAAGAAAGACTTCAATTGATAAAAAAACTAAGTTTAACATGTCGTAGTACTTTAGACGAAGAGAAGGAAATTTTACAATCCGATCCAGATCTAGCTGAATTACTAGCCGATGAATTTCTTCTGGAGTATCAAAGGCAGAGAATGAAGGAGATGCTTTCAAGGGCGGAGAAGCTTCGTTTTGGCAGAGTTCTTAATTTAGAAACGACAGATCACTTTCTAGAAGCAATtgacgacgaagacgaatctGTGACAATTATTGTTCATATTTATGAGAATAATATCCCTGGTTGCGAAGCTATGAACGGATGTTTAATATCGGTTGCGGAAGATTATCcctttgtaaaattttgtaaaattttag GTTCAGTGGCTGGTCTTAGTAAACACTTCAAAAAAGAAGGAGTGCCGGCTTTATTAGTTTATAAAGCAGGTCAAGTAATAGGGAATTTCGTGCATGTAACACATTATTTAGGAACAGATTTTTATGCATCCGAAGTGgaaacatttttaatcgaacaTGGTATGCTTACGGACAAAAATTGTGTACCTACCATTATTTCGCAAAATGACAATACATTATCGGATAGTGAATAA
- the Uba2 gene encoding ubiquitin-like activating enzyme 2 has translation MAANINGVFNKNLQNEILQSKVLIVGAGGIGCEILKNLVMTGFTDIEIIDLDTIDVSNLNRQFLFQKKHIGKSKADVARETALTFNPDAKIVHYHDSITSPDYGVTFFNKFTLVMNALDNRAARNHVNRMCLAADVPLIESGTAGYEGQVELIKKGMSQCYECTPKAAQKSYPGCTIRNTPSEPIHCIVWAKHLFNQLFGEEDPDQDVSPDTADPEAADSAGKDALNSESNEKGNVNRVSTKAWAQACSYDPEKLFTKLFHDDIKYLLSMDNLWKKRRPPTPLSWNGLPDGVPGCSKEINEPGLKDQQRWSISKCGVIFAESVKSLSKTLTASQEKSPNNHLVWDKDDQNSMDFVAACANIRAHIFGIPQKTRFDIKSMAGNIIPAIATTNAIIAGIVVLHAFRILVNNLKACESVYLRSKMNHRNQLLVPEKNVNPPNPKCYVCAPMPQAVLAVDTSKMTIKELDDIVLKNRLNMIAPDVMIDGTGTVVISSEEGETEDNNDKLLEELGIKDGTILKVDDFLQNYSLTVTVVYRERPNLKSDSPDFLILADEKDLKPKEDNDLIKPSTSNGQVEYQTDDNVMIVDTDAVSSGMAKKHKIEISDAIASPKRRKLDVNDTDDNDISIIENDINKDTIPDNKKLKSKRKLSEDDDCLIVHDDNMQSSTVSQ, from the exons ATGGCGGCTAATATTAATGGTGTGTTTAATAAGaatttacaaaatgaaataCTTCAGAGTAAAGTTCTTATTGTGGGTGCTGGTGGAATCGGatgtgaaatattaaaaaatcttgTCATGACAGGATTTACCGACATCGAAATC ATTGATTTAGACACGATTGATGTTAGCAATTTAAatagacaatttttatttcaaaagaaaCACATAGGAAAATCGAAGGCAGATGTTGCAAGAGAAACAGCATTGACATTCAATCCTGATGCAAAAATAGTCCATTATCATGACAGTATTACATC TCCTGATTATGgggtaacattttttaacaagTTCACATTAGTTATGAACGCGCTTGATAATCGAGCAGCTAGAAATCATGTGAATAGAATGTGTTTAGCAGCAGATGTACCTTTAATAGAATCTGGCACTGCTGGTTACGAAGGACAAGTGGAACTTATAAAGAAAGGAATGAGCCAATGTTACGAATGTACTCCAAAAGCTGCACAAAAGTCCTATCCTGGTTGTACAATTCGTAACACACCTAGCGAGCCTATTCACTGTATAGTATGGGCAAAACATTTATTCAA tcAATTATTTGGCGAAGAAGATCCTGATCAAGATGTCTCCCCAGATACTGCTGATCCAGAAGCAGCAG acTCAGCAGGTAAAGATGCTTTAAATTCAGAATcaaatgaaaaaggaaacgtTAACAGAGTTTCGACAAAAGCTTGGGCCCAGGCATGTAGCTATGATCCAGAAAAgttatttacaaaattgtttCATGATGATATAAAATACTTACTTAGTATGGATAATTTATGGAAGAAAAGAAGGCCACCTACTCCTTTAAGTTGGAATGGACTACCAGATGGAG TACCAGGATGTAGTAAGGAAATCAATGAACCTGGTTTAAAAGATCAACAACGTTGGAGTATTTCTAAATGTGGTGTAATATTTGCTGAATCAGTAAAAAGTTTAAGCAAAACCTTAACTGCTTCTCAAGAAAAATCGCCAAATAACCATCTTGTTTGGGATAAGGACGATCAAAATTCAATGGACTTTGTTGCAGCATGTGCCAATATAAGAGCTCACATTTTTGGTATACCTCAAAAAACAAGGTTTGACATTAAAT CAATGGCAGGCAATATAATTCCAGCAATTGCAACTACAAACGCAATAATTGCTGGTATAGTTGTTCTTCATGCATTTCGTATacttgtaaataatttaaaagcaTGTGAATCAGTGTATTTGCGTTCAAAAATGAAccatcgaaatcaattacttgtACCAGAAAAGAATGTTAACCCACCAAATCCAAAATGCTATGTATGTGCACCCATGCCTCAAGCTGTACTAGCAGTTGATACATCTAAAATGACAATTAAAGAATTAGACGACATAGTGCTGAAAAATAGGTTAAATATGATTGCACCAGATGTCATGATAGATGGTACAGGAACTGTTGTTATTAGTAGTGAggaaggagaaacggaagacaATAATGATAAACTGTTAGAAGAATTGGGAATCAAAGATGGTACTATTCTTAAGGTTGATGATTTCCTGCAAAATTATTCGCTAACTGTGACTGTGGTCTATAGAGAGCGACCAAACTTAAAAAGTGATAGTCCTGACTTCCTTATCCTAGCTGATGAGAAAGATCTTAAACCTAAGGAGGATAATGATTTAATAAAACCATCCACTTCAAATGGCCAG GTGGAATATCAAACTGATGACAATGTAATGATTGTTGATACTGATGCTGTTTCATCAGGCATGGCGAAGAaacataaaattgaaatttctgatgctATTGCATctccgaaaagaagaaaattggatGTTAACGATACAGATGATAATGATATTTCTATTATTGAAAATGACATAAATAAAGATACTATCCCtgataacaaaaaattaaaatccAAACGTAAACTTTCAGAAGACGATGACTGCTTAATTGTGCATGATGATAATATGCAATCGTCCACAGTTTCACAgtga
- the LOC143149540 gene encoding uncharacterized protein LOC143149540 isoform X1 has translation MNSLQDLSRISDINNISRISRVNCSRLMGKIDFLQNTSEQQCSFTLNTSKNTTNSNQGTNHLQKIAKSLTLCEESIGEHAKSKIILACIKEASLNQKGILSENVISKLKGLLLIHEFNKYMHLPSTLKNIQEKLTVLGITDLPKYVLNREEIIDIKCYVEMLLREKIHKFILRYEYLGGNMKEVTRSTECNVRKSTFDNHEVQMLQWKDKIEEICAQYEIDIVKCRTLMNKWNNLKYEDTNQIYLERAEYILLQAQVAEVQAKITKLTCIKRMYEETPVTIDAYRMLHEAVVEKLFITANEVKEKENLKKQYESLQNPEYNEVLKSYLHLCKVIKTKKQILEKL, from the exons ATGAATAGTTTGCAAGATTTAAGTCGGATATCGG ATATAAATAACATCTCACGCATTTCACGTGTGAATTGTAGTCGATTAATGGGCAAAATAGATTTTCTTCAAAATACATCCGAGCAGCAATGCAGTTTTACATTGAATACAAGTAAAAATACCACAAACAGCAATCAGGGAACGAATCATTTACAAAAAATTGCAAAGAGTCTTACCCTGTGCGAGGAAAGTATAGGTGAACATGCAAAAAGCAAAATAATTCTAGCATGCATAAAGGAGGCATCGTTGAATCAAAAGGGAATATTATCTGAAAATGTTATTAGTAAATTAAAAGGATTACTTTTGATTCAtgagtttaataaatatatgcACTTGCCATCTACACTGAAGAATATACAAGAAAAATTAACAGTTTTGGGGATTACCGATTTACCAAAATATGTTCTTAATCGTGAAGAGATAATAGATATTAAGTGTTACGTGGAAATGCTGTTACGAGAAAAGATACATAAGTTTATATTAAG ATATGAATATTTGGGAGGAAATATGAAGGAAGTGACAAGGTCGACCGAATGTAATGTACGTAAATCTACATTTGACAATCATGAAGTACAAATGCTACAATGGAAAGATAAGATAGAAGAAATATGTGCACAATATGAAATTGATATTGTCAAATGTAGAACTTTgatgaataaatggaacaatCTTAAATATGAAGATACTaatcaaatttatttagaaagaGCAGAATACATATTATTGCAAGCTCAAGTTGCAGAAGTGCaagcaaaaattacaaaactcaCATGTATCAAGAGAATGTATGAGGAAACTCCAGTAACAATTGATGCTTACAGAATGTTACATGAAGCCgtagttgaaaaattatttataacagcGAACGAAgtcaaagaaaaggaaaatttaaaaaaacagtACGAAAGCTTACAAAATCCTGAATATAATGAAGTCTTGAAGTCTTATTTACATTTGTGCAAAGTTattaaaacgaagaaacaaatattagaaaagttgtaa
- the LOC143149540 gene encoding uncharacterized protein LOC143149540 isoform X2: protein MGKIDFLQNTSEQQCSFTLNTSKNTTNSNQGTNHLQKIAKSLTLCEESIGEHAKSKIILACIKEASLNQKGILSENVISKLKGLLLIHEFNKYMHLPSTLKNIQEKLTVLGITDLPKYVLNREEIIDIKCYVEMLLREKIHKFILRYEYLGGNMKEVTRSTECNVRKSTFDNHEVQMLQWKDKIEEICAQYEIDIVKCRTLMNKWNNLKYEDTNQIYLERAEYILLQAQVAEVQAKITKLTCIKRMYEETPVTIDAYRMLHEAVVEKLFITANEVKEKENLKKQYESLQNPEYNEVLKSYLHLCKVIKTKKQILEKL from the exons ATGGGCAAAATAGATTTTCTTCAAAATACATCCGAGCAGCAATGCAGTTTTACATTGAATACAAGTAAAAATACCACAAACAGCAATCAGGGAACGAATCATTTACAAAAAATTGCAAAGAGTCTTACCCTGTGCGAGGAAAGTATAGGTGAACATGCAAAAAGCAAAATAATTCTAGCATGCATAAAGGAGGCATCGTTGAATCAAAAGGGAATATTATCTGAAAATGTTATTAGTAAATTAAAAGGATTACTTTTGATTCAtgagtttaataaatatatgcACTTGCCATCTACACTGAAGAATATACAAGAAAAATTAACAGTTTTGGGGATTACCGATTTACCAAAATATGTTCTTAATCGTGAAGAGATAATAGATATTAAGTGTTACGTGGAAATGCTGTTACGAGAAAAGATACATAAGTTTATATTAAG ATATGAATATTTGGGAGGAAATATGAAGGAAGTGACAAGGTCGACCGAATGTAATGTACGTAAATCTACATTTGACAATCATGAAGTACAAATGCTACAATGGAAAGATAAGATAGAAGAAATATGTGCACAATATGAAATTGATATTGTCAAATGTAGAACTTTgatgaataaatggaacaatCTTAAATATGAAGATACTaatcaaatttatttagaaagaGCAGAATACATATTATTGCAAGCTCAAGTTGCAGAAGTGCaagcaaaaattacaaaactcaCATGTATCAAGAGAATGTATGAGGAAACTCCAGTAACAATTGATGCTTACAGAATGTTACATGAAGCCgtagttgaaaaattatttataacagcGAACGAAgtcaaagaaaaggaaaatttaaaaaaacagtACGAAAGCTTACAAAATCCTGAATATAATGAAGTCTTGAAGTCTTATTTACATTTGTGCAAAGTTattaaaacgaagaaacaaatattagaaaagttgtaa